One window of the Burkholderia sp. FERM BP-3421 genome contains the following:
- a CDS encoding RNA polymerase sigma factor codes for MPALVLSFREFPGEQSPHRRGSDARRPCAERAPLNEHDPDAELVARVGERDPAAVRTLVARKLPRLLALATRLLGDRMEAEDVAQEAFVRVWKQAPGWRTGEAKFDTWLHRVALNLCYDRLRGHREEPVEVMPETPDPGPTPDARLESRARDARVRAALAALPARQREALVLNYYQELSNLEAAALMGISVDALESLLARARRGLRAQLAGSGPEEDLR; via the coding sequence ATGCCGGCCCTTGTCCTTTCGTTCCGGGAGTTTCCAGGTGAGCAATCACCGCATCGCCGTGGTTCGGATGCGCGGCGGCCGTGCGCGGAGCGTGCGCCGTTGAACGAGCACGATCCCGACGCGGAACTGGTGGCGCGGGTCGGCGAGCGCGATCCGGCCGCCGTGCGCACGCTCGTCGCGCGCAAGCTGCCGCGCCTGCTCGCGCTCGCGACGCGCCTGCTCGGCGACCGGATGGAGGCCGAGGACGTCGCGCAGGAGGCCTTCGTGCGCGTCTGGAAGCAGGCGCCGGGCTGGCGCACCGGCGAAGCGAAGTTCGATACGTGGCTGCATCGCGTCGCGCTGAACCTGTGTTATGACCGGCTGCGCGGGCACCGCGAGGAGCCGGTCGAGGTCATGCCCGAGACGCCCGACCCCGGCCCGACGCCCGATGCGCGGCTCGAATCCCGCGCGCGCGATGCGCGGGTGCGCGCCGCGCTGGCGGCGCTGCCGGCGCGGCAACGGGAGGCGCTGGTGCTGAATTACTACCAGGAGCTGTCGAACCTGGAGGCCGCGGCGCTGATGGGGATCAGCGTCGACGCGTTGGAAAGCCTGCTCGCCCGCGCGCGGCGCGGCTTGCGCGCACAACTGGCCGGCAGCGGCCCCGAAGAGGACTTGCGATGA
- a CDS encoding RidA family protein, producing MSREIQRLQTGARMSQVVIANGIVPLAGQVPDSAGAPLAVQAAEVLARIDALLAAAGVDKPRLVTANVWLSDAAHFDAFNAVRDAWVPAGHAPTRACVQSRPMKPGLDVGIAVTALA from the coding sequence ATGTCCCGTGAAATCCAGCGTCTCCAGACCGGCGCCCGCATGAGCCAGGTCGTCATCGCGAACGGCATCGTGCCTCTCGCGGGCCAGGTGCCCGACAGCGCGGGCGCGCCGCTCGCGGTGCAAGCCGCCGAGGTGCTCGCGCGCATTGACGCGCTGCTCGCGGCGGCGGGCGTCGACAAGCCCCGCCTCGTCACCGCCAACGTGTGGCTCAGCGACGCCGCGCACTTCGACGCGTTCAACGCGGTCCGGGACGCCTGGGTGCCCGCCGGCCACGCGCCGACCCGCGCCTGCGTGCAGTCGCGGCCGATGAAGCCCGGTCTCGACGTGGGGATCGCCGTCACCGCGCTCGCCTGA
- a CDS encoding NAD(P)/FAD-dependent oxidoreductase has translation MKFDTLVLGGGMIGVSVAVHLQQRGLSVALVERGAPGGETSFGNAGLIQREGVYPYAFPRGLGALLRYALNGSPDVRYHAAALPALAPFLYRYWRHSRPDRHAAIARAYAPLIAHCVSEHRALIGAANAGELLRDGGWLKVFRSARARDAETRDAERWRTEYGVRFDTLDAAALRAAEPSLNPALIGALRYADSCSISDPQALVAAYARYFERLGGRVVRGDALTLEAGWRVHTDAGPLDAHSAVIALGPWSDLLCARLGYALPLAVKRGYHMHYARQPGARLNRPVLDVEHGYLITPMTRGIRLTTAIELASRDAPPTPVQLNAVEPVARDLFPLGARVDDTPWLGCRPCTPDMLPVIGAAPRHRDLWFAFGHAHHGFTLGPATGRLLADLMTGAPPFVDPRPFAVERFLRGR, from the coding sequence ATGAAATTCGATACGCTCGTCCTCGGCGGCGGCATGATCGGCGTGTCCGTCGCCGTGCATCTGCAACAGCGCGGGCTGTCCGTCGCGCTCGTCGAGCGCGGCGCGCCCGGCGGCGAGACGTCGTTCGGCAACGCCGGGCTGATCCAGCGCGAAGGGGTCTATCCGTATGCGTTCCCGCGCGGCCTCGGCGCGCTGCTGCGATACGCGCTGAACGGTTCGCCCGACGTGCGCTACCACGCCGCCGCGCTGCCGGCGCTCGCGCCGTTCCTGTATCGCTACTGGCGTCATTCACGGCCGGACCGGCACGCGGCGATCGCGCGCGCCTATGCCCCGCTGATCGCGCATTGCGTGAGCGAGCACCGCGCGCTGATCGGCGCGGCGAACGCCGGCGAACTGCTGCGCGACGGCGGCTGGCTCAAGGTATTCCGCAGCGCCCGCGCGCGCGATGCCGAGACCCGCGACGCCGAACGCTGGCGCACCGAATACGGCGTGCGCTTCGACACGCTCGACGCGGCCGCGCTGCGCGCCGCCGAACCCTCGCTCAATCCCGCGCTGATCGGCGCGCTGCGCTACGCCGATTCGTGCTCGATCAGCGATCCGCAGGCGCTCGTCGCCGCCTACGCCCGTTATTTCGAGCGACTCGGCGGGCGCGTCGTGCGCGGCGACGCGCTGACGCTCGAAGCCGGCTGGCGCGTGCACACCGACGCGGGGCCGCTCGACGCGCACAGCGCCGTGATCGCGCTCGGGCCCTGGTCCGACCTGCTGTGCGCGCGGCTCGGCTACGCACTGCCGCTCGCGGTCAAGCGCGGCTATCACATGCACTACGCGCGGCAACCGGGCGCGCGCCTGAACCGCCCGGTCCTCGATGTCGAGCACGGCTATCTGATCACGCCCATGACGCGCGGCATCCGCCTGACCACCGCCATCGAGCTGGCAAGCCGCGACGCACCGCCCACGCCCGTCCAGCTGAACGCCGTCGAGCCGGTCGCGCGCGACCTGTTCCCGCTCGGCGCGCGCGTCGACGACACGCCCTGGCTCGGCTGTCGTCCCTGCACGCCGGACATGCTGCCGGTGATCGGCGCGGCCCCGCGCCACCGCGATCTCTGGTTCGCGTTCGGCCACGCCCACCATGGTTTCACGCTCGGCCCGGCCACGGGCCGGCTGCTCGCGGACCTGATGACGGGCGCGCCGCCCTTCGTCGATCCGCGTCCATTCGCCGTCGAACGGTTCCTGCGCGGCCGCTGA
- a CDS encoding GNAT family N-acetyltransferase gives MSDPCFRIVSPHDLASCHAIEASAYEGDEAATREKIATRIRRYPAGFLVMEQDGEVIGFINSGCAHEVVMSDEAFKELVGHDPDGPRVVIMSVAIDPRHQGRGHATRMMRAFVERMKALGKRTLHLMCKDRHVALYERLGFRYERPSASTHGGMAWHEMSMTL, from the coding sequence ATGTCCGATCCTTGCTTCCGCATCGTTTCCCCGCATGATCTCGCGTCGTGCCATGCCATCGAGGCGTCCGCCTACGAAGGCGACGAAGCCGCCACCCGCGAGAAGATCGCCACGCGGATCCGCCGGTATCCGGCCGGCTTCCTCGTGATGGAGCAGGACGGCGAGGTCATCGGCTTCATCAACAGCGGCTGCGCGCATGAGGTCGTGATGTCGGACGAAGCGTTCAAGGAGCTGGTCGGGCACGATCCGGACGGGCCGCGCGTCGTGATCATGTCGGTGGCGATCGATCCGCGTCACCAGGGGCGCGGCCATGCCACGCGCATGATGCGCGCGTTCGTCGAGCGCATGAAGGCGCTCGGCAAGCGCACGCTGCATCTGATGTGCAAGGACCGCCATGTCGCGCTGTATGAGCGGCTCGGCTTCCGTTACGAACGGCCCTCCGCGTCGACGCACGGCGGCATGGCGTGGCATGAAATGAGCATGACGCTCTGA
- a CDS encoding cytochrome b, whose protein sequence is MKASTTFAWPARVLHWVMAAMIVAMLFIGVGMVSSVSGRHAVLVAIHKPLGIAVLALACVRIVVRLASTPPALPEDLPGWQKFAAHGSHLVLYALMVAMPLIGWAMLSAGGYPVTLGGGVQLPALVPADPVAFAWLRVAHRLLAYLFFATFLAHFAAALYHGLIRRDGVLRAMVGRG, encoded by the coding sequence ATGAAGGCTTCTACGACATTTGCCTGGCCGGCGAGGGTGCTGCATTGGGTGATGGCCGCGATGATCGTCGCGATGCTGTTTATCGGCGTGGGGATGGTGTCGTCGGTCTCCGGGCGGCATGCGGTGCTGGTGGCGATCCACAAGCCCCTGGGGATCGCCGTGCTGGCGCTGGCGTGCGTGCGGATCGTGGTGCGGCTCGCGTCGACGCCGCCGGCATTGCCCGAGGATCTGCCCGGGTGGCAGAAGTTCGCCGCTCACGGGTCGCATCTCGTGCTGTATGCGCTGATGGTCGCGATGCCGTTGATCGGGTGGGCGATGCTCTCGGCCGGCGGCTATCCGGTGACGCTGGGCGGCGGCGTGCAGCTGCCGGCGCTGGTGCCGGCCGATCCGGTGGCGTTTGCGTGGCTCAGGGTCGCGCATCGGCTGTTGGCCTATCTGTTCTTCGCGACCTTCCTCGCGCATTTCGCCGCCGCGCTCTATCACGGGCTGATCCGGCGGGATGGGGTGCTGAGGGCGATGGTCGGGCGCGGATGA
- a CDS encoding catalase family peroxidase, whose translation MERSSSSSSPQREPGRGWWRWAAIGGAVAGVAVAFGYAGGWLAPARLTPQRLVDALQANGGVHPGYRRNHAKGVCVTGYFEGNGAASAYSVAPFFKAVRTPVVGRFALPGGNPYAADSSVPIRSLALKLTAPDGEQWRTGMNAMPVFPVATPQAFYALTVATHPDPATGKPDPAKAKAFFGGHPETGAFLQWVKGAKPSASYVTESYYGLNAFYFVDADGRRQAVRWRVVPEQAAGAGDVATAADPNVLQQDVTQRMAMGAQKWKLLVTLAEPGDPVDDATKVWPAQRTTIDAGTLVLDRVEAQDSGPCRDVNYDPTVLPQGIQVSEDPLLAARSAAYADSYLRRTSEEAGVAGVARLSAEGR comes from the coding sequence ATGGAGCGATCTTCTTCCTCTTCTTCGCCGCAGCGCGAGCCCGGGCGCGGGTGGTGGCGCTGGGCCGCGATCGGCGGCGCGGTGGCCGGCGTGGCCGTCGCGTTCGGGTATGCGGGCGGGTGGCTCGCGCCCGCGCGTCTGACCCCGCAGCGGCTCGTCGATGCGCTGCAGGCCAACGGCGGCGTTCATCCGGGTTACCGGCGCAATCACGCGAAGGGCGTGTGCGTGACCGGCTATTTCGAAGGCAACGGGGCCGCGAGCGCGTATTCGGTCGCGCCGTTCTTCAAGGCGGTGCGCACGCCGGTGGTCGGGCGCTTCGCGTTGCCGGGCGGGAATCCTTACGCGGCCGACAGCAGCGTGCCGATCCGCAGCCTCGCGCTGAAGCTGACCGCGCCCGACGGCGAGCAATGGCGGACCGGAATGAACGCGATGCCCGTGTTTCCCGTGGCGACGCCGCAGGCGTTTTACGCGCTGACGGTGGCGACCCACCCCGATCCGGCGACGGGCAAGCCCGATCCGGCGAAGGCCAAGGCGTTTTTCGGCGGGCATCCGGAGACGGGCGCGTTCCTGCAGTGGGTGAAGGGGGCGAAGCCGAGCGCGAGTTACGTCACGGAAAGTTATTACGGATTGAATGCGTTCTACTTCGTCGACGCGGACGGCCGGCGGCAGGCGGTGCGGTGGCGGGTCGTGCCGGAGCAGGCGGCGGGCGCCGGGGACGTCGCGACGGCCGCGGATCCGAACGTGTTGCAGCAGGACGTGACGCAGCGCATGGCGATGGGCGCGCAGAAATGGAAGCTGCTGGTCACGCTGGCGGAACCCGGCGACCCGGTGGACGACGCGACGAAGGTCTGGCCCGCGCAGCGGACGACGATCGATGCGGGGACGCTCGTGCTCGACCGCGTGGAGGCGCAGGACAGCGGGCCGTGCCGGGATGTGAACTACGACCCGACGGTGCTGCCGCAGGGGATTCAGGTATCGGAGGATCCGTTGCTGGCGGCGAGGTCGGCGGCCTATGCGGATTCGTATCTGCGGCGGACCAGCGAAGAGGCCGGCGTGGCGGGCGTGGCGCGATTGAGTGCGGAGGGACGGTGA
- a CDS encoding sigma-70 family RNA polymerase sigma factor, whose product MPSTALDDDALRELIPRLRRFALWLARDVHAADDLVQSTLERALSRWTSRRDDASLRSWLFTILYRQFLDGKRSAKRYAWLLGRLGDDDEAHWPSAEREFAARATLEAFGRLSDEQRSLLLLVAVEGFSYQEVADLLDVPIGTVMSRLSRARQALRQLSDGELPAPSLRLMKK is encoded by the coding sequence ATGCCCTCCACCGCCCTCGACGACGACGCCTTGCGCGAACTCATCCCCAGGCTGCGACGCTTCGCGCTCTGGCTCGCGCGCGACGTCCACGCGGCCGACGATCTCGTCCAGTCGACGCTCGAGCGCGCGCTGTCGCGCTGGACGAGCCGCCGCGACGACGCCTCGCTGCGCAGCTGGCTGTTCACGATCCTGTATCGGCAGTTTCTCGACGGCAAGCGCAGCGCGAAGCGCTACGCGTGGCTGCTCGGCCGTCTCGGCGACGACGATGAGGCGCACTGGCCGTCCGCCGAGCGCGAGTTCGCGGCGCGCGCGACGCTCGAAGCGTTCGGCCGGCTCTCGGACGAACAGCGCAGCCTGCTGCTGCTCGTCGCGGTCGAGGGCTTCAGCTACCAGGAAGTCGCCGACCTGCTCGACGTGCCGATCGGCACCGTGATGTCGCGGCTCTCCCGCGCGCGCCAGGCGCTGCGCCAGCTCAGCGACGGCGAGCTTCCCGCTCCTTCTCTCCGCCTGATGAAGAAATGA
- a CDS encoding anti-sigma factor family protein — translation MNIPPNEHDLQAYVDGQLDDDARAAVERFLALHPARAEQVQRWQQDAQRLRAALESVRMPADNPALDPAALRARRTERARMRLAMAASLIFCIGLGTFGGWQARGWNAPTPVAPMSDAVEAYKMMVVDQTAQVDYRPASAEDLQAWLAKRVGASARLPDLGAAGFRPVGGRLFATERGAAAMVLYEDDAGRKLSFYLRPPESAHRLMAAGERVDGALLARYGSVNGLNFAVVGPAGSLGEKALAQALDQQT, via the coding sequence ATGAACATCCCTCCGAACGAACACGACCTCCAGGCCTATGTCGACGGCCAGCTCGACGATGACGCGCGCGCCGCGGTCGAGCGCTTTCTCGCGCTGCATCCGGCGCGCGCGGAACAGGTTCAGCGCTGGCAGCAGGACGCGCAGCGGTTGAGGGCGGCGCTGGAGAGCGTGCGCATGCCGGCCGACAACCCGGCGCTCGATCCCGCGGCGCTCCGCGCGCGGCGGACGGAACGCGCGCGGATGCGCCTGGCGATGGCGGCTTCGTTGATTTTCTGCATCGGACTGGGGACGTTCGGCGGATGGCAGGCGCGCGGGTGGAACGCGCCGACGCCCGTCGCGCCGATGAGCGATGCGGTCGAGGCCTACAAGATGATGGTGGTCGATCAAACCGCGCAGGTGGATTACCGGCCGGCGAGCGCGGAGGATTTGCAGGCATGGCTCGCCAAGCGCGTGGGGGCGTCGGCGAGGCTGCCGGACCTGGGCGCGGCCGGGTTCAGGCCGGTCGGCGGGCGCTTGTTCGCCACCGAGCGCGGCGCGGCTGCGATGGTGCTCTATGAGGACGACGCGGGCCGCAAGCTGAGCTTCTACCTCCGGCCGCCGGAATCGGCGCACCGGCTGATGGCGGCCGGGGAGCGGGTGGACGGCGCGTTGCTGGCGCGGTATGGATCGGTGAACGGGCTCAATTTCGCGGTGGTCGGGCCGGCCGGAAGCCTCGGCGAAAAGGCACTCGCGCAGGCGCTCGACCAGCAGACTTGA
- a CDS encoding NAD(P)/FAD-dependent oxidoreductase yields MTDGIVVVGAGIVGASIAYHLASRGVRVTLVEQDAPGAGATGRAFGWINPGADGPPAAAVLRALAVTEYRRLERELGVPLVNWSGALTYGADAGGAEPIARVAWLDREQVGRLEPNLVDPPERARYAQDEGALEPEAVARLLVERACAHRAAYLGETRVHALCRDGARVTGVQVDGGVLYADTVVLAAGVRTAALAASAGVVLPVDTSPAIRIRVAAPPGRLRTIVSNRDFEAREAADGSLVLAEDYLDDDGPDGPEAIAGRALDAVRRTLRGAEGATLGEVAVGRRPMPADAAPVIGTCADAPGLYVAVMHSGVTLAAAVGRLVADALRLGGTPRALAPCSPDRFAGARRSR; encoded by the coding sequence ATGACGGACGGGATCGTGGTGGTGGGGGCGGGCATCGTCGGCGCGTCGATCGCCTATCACCTGGCGAGCCGGGGCGTGCGCGTGACGCTCGTCGAGCAGGACGCGCCGGGCGCGGGCGCGACCGGGCGCGCCTTCGGCTGGATCAATCCGGGCGCGGACGGGCCGCCCGCCGCCGCCGTGCTGCGCGCGCTCGCGGTGACCGAGTATCGGCGGCTCGAACGCGAGCTGGGCGTGCCGCTCGTCAACTGGAGCGGCGCGTTGACCTACGGCGCCGATGCCGGCGGCGCGGAGCCGATCGCGCGGGTCGCGTGGCTCGATCGCGAACAGGTCGGCCGGCTGGAGCCGAACCTGGTCGATCCGCCCGAGCGGGCGCGCTATGCGCAGGACGAGGGCGCGCTCGAACCGGAAGCGGTCGCGCGCCTGCTGGTCGAGCGCGCCTGTGCGCATCGCGCCGCTTATCTGGGCGAGACCCGCGTGCACGCGCTGTGTCGGGACGGCGCGCGCGTCACCGGCGTGCAGGTCGACGGCGGCGTGTTGTACGCGGACACGGTGGTGCTCGCGGCCGGCGTGCGGACGGCCGCGCTCGCCGCATCGGCGGGCGTCGTGCTGCCGGTGGACACGTCGCCGGCGATCCGGATCCGGGTGGCCGCGCCGCCGGGGCGGCTGCGGACCATCGTGTCGAACCGGGACTTCGAAGCGCGCGAGGCGGCGGACGGTTCGCTCGTGCTGGCCGAGGACTATCTCGACGACGATGGCCCGGATGGCCCCGAGGCCATTGCCGGGCGCGCGCTCGACGCGGTCCGGCGCACCTTGCGCGGCGCGGAGGGAGCCACGCTCGGCGAGGTCGCGGTCGGCCGGCGTCCGATGCCGGCCGACGCCGCACCCGTGATCGGCACGTGCGCCGATGCGCCGGGCCTGTACGTCGCGGTCATGCATTCAGGGGTGACGCTGGCGGCGGCCGTGGGGCGGCTCGTCGCCGATGCGCTGCGGCTCGGCGGCACGCCGCGCGCGCTCGCGCCGTGCAGTCCCGATCGTTTCGCCGGCGCGCGCCGATCGCGTTAG
- a CDS encoding TetR/AcrR family transcriptional regulator, which yields MLDGGGDGLAVTARLTPRCASINNRSSSQSIKECDVRPVREWAMRKVDPEKVEAKRRRILDAAIECFARGGFHGTSTAEICAAADMSPGNLFHYFPSKAAIIEAIAQEDQREMAALFARHADAADALQAIADIAVEMMKLGSEPTYARISIEIAAEASRNPEIAALFAANEARVTDGMAALIRRGIAQGAIDASLKPELAATWLIALAEGAIGRIVLAPGFKVRTHAPVLRKLIERWLRAH from the coding sequence ATGCTCGATGGCGGCGGGGACGGCCTGGCTGTCACGGCGCGCTTGACGCCCCGATGCGCATCGATAAATAATAGATCGAGCAGTCAGTCTATTAAAGAATGCGATGTTCGTCCAGTCAGGGAGTGGGCAATGAGAAAAGTCGATCCGGAAAAAGTGGAAGCGAAACGCCGACGGATTCTCGACGCGGCGATCGAATGCTTCGCGCGCGGGGGATTCCACGGCACCTCGACGGCGGAAATCTGCGCGGCGGCGGACATGAGCCCGGGCAACCTGTTTCATTATTTCCCGAGCAAGGCCGCGATCATCGAGGCGATCGCGCAGGAAGACCAGCGCGAGATGGCCGCCCTGTTCGCGCGCCATGCCGACGCCGCCGATGCATTGCAGGCGATCGCGGACATCGCGGTCGAGATGATGAAGCTCGGGAGCGAGCCGACCTATGCGCGCATCAGCATCGAGATCGCGGCCGAGGCGTCGCGCAATCCCGAGATCGCCGCGCTGTTCGCCGCGAACGAGGCGCGCGTGACCGACGGCATGGCGGCGCTGATCCGGCGCGGCATCGCGCAGGGCGCGATCGATGCGAGCCTGAAGCCGGAGTTGGCCGCGACCTGGCTGATCGCCCTCGCGGAAGGCGCGATCGGGCGCATCGTGCTCGCGCCGGGGTTCAAGGTGCGCACGCATGCGCCGGTGCTGCGCAAGCTCATCGAACGTTGGTTGCGCGCGCATTGA
- a CDS encoding alpha/beta hydrolase family protein, with amino-acid sequence MKKTLTRVILPALLVAFAFGAWAWRGLSDFELQDADSTPLRFRAGHAELAGTLVLPRHRRAAPIALLVHGDGPRTRFDQDHYLPLVNSLLAAGIGVFSWDKAGVGDSGGDWLDQSMADRADETRAAWLRVREATAGAHPIGLLGFSQGGWVVPRVASAFRPAFSAIVGGAVSWRAQGMYYTRQRMEAQGADRAAIERRLRAEYADNDRLFGAAHAPADPRARPDIAPRRFRFITLNYAEDATSALATMQGPVLALWGAWDRNVDPIDEANAYRRAFAGHPDHLAEIAPGATHALLRARWFDYQLESDWPLWKQALFACLGRRAYEPGALARLTGWINAQAAPGAD; translated from the coding sequence TTGAAGAAGACCCTCACCCGCGTCATCCTGCCGGCGCTGCTCGTCGCGTTCGCGTTCGGCGCATGGGCCTGGCGCGGGTTGTCCGACTTCGAGTTGCAGGATGCCGACAGCACCCCGCTGCGCTTTCGCGCCGGCCACGCCGAGCTGGCCGGCACGCTGGTGCTGCCGCGCCACCGGCGAGCAGCGCCGATCGCGCTGCTCGTGCACGGCGACGGTCCGCGCACGCGCTTCGATCAAGACCACTACCTGCCGCTCGTCAACAGCCTGCTCGCGGCGGGCATCGGCGTGTTCTCGTGGGACAAGGCGGGCGTCGGCGACAGCGGCGGGGACTGGCTCGATCAATCGATGGCGGACCGCGCGGACGAGACGCGCGCCGCATGGCTGCGCGTCCGGGAGGCCACCGCGGGCGCGCATCCGATCGGCCTGCTCGGCTTCTCCCAGGGCGGCTGGGTGGTGCCCCGGGTCGCGAGCGCGTTCCGGCCGGCCTTCTCGGCGATCGTCGGCGGCGCGGTCAGCTGGCGCGCCCAGGGGATGTACTACACGCGGCAGCGGATGGAAGCGCAGGGCGCCGACCGCGCCGCGATCGAGCGCCGCCTGCGCGCCGAATACGCGGACAACGACCGCCTGTTCGGCGCCGCGCACGCGCCGGCCGATCCGCGCGCGCGGCCCGACATCGCACCGCGCCGGTTCCGCTTCATCACGCTCAACTACGCGGAGGATGCGACGTCCGCGCTCGCGACGATGCAAGGCCCGGTGCTCGCGCTGTGGGGTGCGTGGGACCGCAACGTCGATCCGATCGACGAAGCGAACGCCTATCGCCGCGCCTTCGCCGGCCACCCCGACCATCTGGCGGAGATCGCGCCCGGGGCGACCCATGCGCTGCTGCGCGCGCGCTGGTTCGACTACCAGCTCGAATCGGACTGGCCGCTGTGGAAGCAGGCCCTGTTCGCGTGCCTGGGCAGGCGCGCCTACGAACCCGGCGCGCTCGCGCGGCTCACCGGCTGGATCAACGCGCAAGCCGCGCCCGGCGCGGATTGA
- a CDS encoding TAXI family TRAP transporter solute-binding subunit — protein sequence MRTLFRHLKRPPLLPAFIVLLLLAGAAAHVLPSHHLRIAAGPVDGSYYQTARQYQQLLEAHGYRVDIVPIANTDEIGARVADPRARLDLGFVADGHAAAGNSALIPLGDIQLQPIFVFAQRDVATARPDASFADLRGLSLVLPPEHSLTSRTLLRIFALSGIDAGNTRIAFLPLHDAIERLKTHEFDAGLFMLGADSALMADLAKRPDLTLMPLAQREAITKKLPFLKEVHVPAGIYDLQRDVPERDVPLLAATISVVARSDLPPATAYAVLAAMRDAHRAGSYVNGPGEFPRDSGGAGQTNGFVDTFYASGVPWIYAHLPPALASVIDAYLAPLLALWLATSVFKVIGELEKIRRIGVHALAHGALWWLRRRDAASRPLSARARALLQRIETGIENERQDIGDLLAELRAARVLHETALPARG from the coding sequence ATGCGCACACTCTTTCGCCACCTGAAGCGCCCGCCGCTGCTGCCCGCCTTCATCGTGCTGCTGCTCCTCGCCGGCGCGGCCGCGCACGTGCTGCCGTCGCACCACCTGCGCATCGCGGCCGGCCCGGTCGACGGCAGCTATTACCAGACCGCGCGCCAGTACCAGCAGTTGCTCGAGGCGCACGGCTATCGGGTCGACATCGTGCCGATCGCCAACACCGACGAGATCGGCGCGCGCGTGGCCGATCCGCGCGCGCGCCTCGACCTCGGTTTCGTCGCCGACGGCCATGCGGCGGCGGGCAACAGCGCGCTGATCCCGCTCGGCGACATCCAGCTGCAGCCGATCTTCGTGTTCGCGCAGCGCGACGTGGCGACGGCGCGGCCCGACGCGTCGTTCGCGGACCTGCGCGGCCTGTCGCTCGTGCTGCCGCCCGAGCACAGCCTGACGAGCCGCACCCTGCTGCGCATCTTCGCGCTCAGCGGCATCGATGCGGGCAACACCCGCATTGCATTCCTGCCGCTGCACGACGCGATCGAGCGCCTCAAGACCCATGAATTCGACGCCGGCCTGTTCATGCTCGGCGCGGACAGCGCGCTGATGGCGGACCTCGCGAAACGGCCGGACCTGACGCTGATGCCGCTTGCGCAGCGCGAGGCGATCACGAAGAAGCTGCCGTTCCTGAAGGAGGTCCACGTGCCGGCCGGCATCTACGACCTGCAACGCGACGTGCCCGAGCGCGACGTGCCGCTGCTCGCCGCGACGATCTCGGTGGTCGCGCGCAGCGACCTGCCGCCCGCGACCGCCTACGCGGTGCTCGCCGCGATGCGCGACGCGCACCGCGCGGGCAGCTACGTGAACGGCCCGGGCGAATTCCCGCGCGACTCGGGCGGCGCGGGCCAGACCAACGGCTTCGTCGACACCTTCTACGCGAGCGGCGTGCCGTGGATCTACGCGCACCTGCCGCCCGCCCTCGCGAGCGTGATCGACGCCTATCTCGCGCCGCTCCTCGCGCTCTGGCTCGCGACCAGCGTGTTCAAGGTCATCGGCGAACTCGAGAAGATCCGCCGCATCGGCGTGCATGCGCTCGCTCACGGCGCGCTGTGGTGGCTGCGCCGCCGCGACGCGGCAAGCCGGCCGCTGTCCGCGCGCGCCCGGGCGCTGCTGCAACGCATCGAGACCGGCATCGAGAACGAGCGGCAGGACATCGGCGACCTGCTCGCCGAGCTGCGCGCCGCCCGCGTCCTGCACGAGACCGCGCTGCCCGCGCGCGGCTGA
- a CDS encoding class I SAM-dependent methyltransferase: MLSRYIADQMRHTYDRYFSGQGYRRRYPRPNEATLDYLLANGAREAARILDFGCGNGRYALALLALTPARVTAYDISGASLREFEHALARTPHADRVCFVHDDLAALTRTGPHDLALLLFGVLSHLGDRAARIDALRRLRMLLHDDGRLILSVPSRRRRRPFDLARCGLMRALARARPPLDEPGSVAFTRRVAGEALTFFYHLYTVQELRGELEIAGFALRHCEAESLLPEWCVTRSPRLARLDRALARRLPPALGYGIRVLAVAV; encoded by the coding sequence ATGCTCAGTCGATACATCGCCGACCAGATGCGGCACACCTACGACCGCTATTTCAGCGGCCAAGGCTATCGCCGCCGCTACCCGCGCCCCAACGAAGCGACGCTCGACTATCTGCTCGCGAACGGCGCGCGCGAGGCGGCGCGGATCCTCGACTTCGGCTGCGGCAACGGCCGCTATGCGCTCGCGCTGCTGGCGCTCACGCCTGCGCGCGTGACCGCCTACGACATCTCCGGTGCGTCGCTGCGCGAATTCGAGCACGCGCTCGCACGCACGCCCCACGCGGATCGCGTGTGTTTCGTGCACGACGATCTCGCCGCGCTCACGCGCACCGGCCCGCATGATCTCGCGCTGCTGCTGTTCGGCGTGCTGTCCCATCTCGGCGACCGCGCGGCGCGCATCGACGCGTTGCGCCGGCTGCGGATGCTGCTGCACGACGACGGACGGCTGATCCTGTCGGTGCCGTCGCGCCGCCGCCGCCGGCCGTTCGATCTCGCGCGCTGCGGGCTCATGCGCGCGCTCGCGCGGGCCCGGCCGCCGCTCGACGAACCCGGCAGCGTCGCGTTCACGCGCCGCGTGGCGGGCGAAGCGCTGACCTTCTTCTACCACCTGTACACGGTCCAGGAACTGCGCGGCGAACTGGAGATCGCCGGCTTCGCGCTCCGCCATTGCGAGGCCGAGAGCCTGCTGCCCGAGTGGTGCGTGACGCGTTCGCCCCGCCTCGCGCGCCTTGACCGCGCGCTCGCGCGCCGGCTGCCGCCCGCGCTCGGCTACGGCATCCGCGTGCTGGCCGTCGCCGTATGA